The proteins below are encoded in one region of uncultured Eubacteriales bacterium:
- the glyQS gene encoding Glycine--tRNA ligase produces MLTNQEKTMEKIVALCKGRGFVYPGSEIYGGLANSWDYGPLGVELKNNVKRAWWKKFVQESPYNVGLDSAIIMNPQTWVASGHLGGFSDPLMDCKECKERFRADKLIEDYCAENGLTLNKPIDAFTQDEMRAFIGEHAVPCPTCGKHNFTDIRQFNLMFKTFMGVTEDAKNTVYLRPETAQGIFVNFPSIQRTTRKKLPFGVCQIGKSFRNEITPGNFIFRIREFEQMELEFFCQPGTDLEWFAYWRKYCHDWLLNLGLRDANLRLRDHDPEELSFYSKATTDFEFMFPFGWGELWGIADRTDYDLTQHQNTSGKDMTYFDQEKNEHYIPYVVEPSLGADRVTLAFLVDAYDEEVVGQDKDGKDDVRVVMHLHPALAPFKCAVLPLSKKLSPAAEEVYAELSKEFMVDFDDAGSIGKRYRRQDEIGTPFCVTVDFQTVGDENTPADRCVTVRDRDTMEQVRIPTNELKDYLARKIAF; encoded by the coding sequence ATGCTCACCAATCAGGAAAAAACAATGGAAAAAATCGTCGCCCTATGCAAGGGCCGCGGTTTCGTATACCCCGGCAGCGAGATCTACGGCGGCCTCGCTAACTCCTGGGACTACGGCCCCTTGGGCGTTGAGCTGAAAAACAACGTCAAGCGCGCCTGGTGGAAGAAGTTTGTCCAGGAGAGCCCCTATAACGTAGGGCTCGACTCCGCCATTATCATGAACCCCCAGACCTGGGTTGCCTCTGGTCACCTGGGTGGCTTTTCCGATCCGCTTATGGACTGCAAGGAGTGCAAGGAGAGGTTCCGGGCTGACAAACTTATCGAGGACTACTGCGCCGAGAACGGCCTCACTCTGAATAAGCCGATCGACGCCTTCACCCAGGACGAGATGCGCGCCTTCATAGGGGAGCATGCCGTCCCCTGCCCCACCTGCGGCAAGCACAACTTTACTGATATCCGCCAGTTTAACCTGATGTTCAAGACCTTTATGGGTGTCACCGAGGACGCGAAGAACACCGTCTATCTCCGCCCGGAGACCGCCCAGGGCATCTTTGTCAACTTCCCCAGCATCCAGCGCACCACCCGCAAGAAACTGCCCTTTGGCGTCTGCCAGATCGGCAAGAGTTTCCGAAATGAGATCACGCCCGGCAACTTCATTTTCCGTATCCGGGAGTTCGAGCAGATGGAGCTGGAGTTTTTCTGCCAGCCTGGGACCGACTTGGAATGGTTCGCCTACTGGCGTAAGTATTGCCATGACTGGCTCTTGAACCTGGGCCTGCGGGACGCGAACCTGCGCCTGCGCGACCACGACCCTGAGGAGCTGAGTTTTTACTCCAAGGCCACCACCGACTTTGAGTTCATGTTCCCCTTCGGCTGGGGTGAGCTGTGGGGCATTGCCGACCGCACCGACTACGACCTGACCCAGCACCAGAACACCTCGGGCAAAGACATGACCTACTTCGACCAGGAGAAGAACGAGCACTACATCCCCTATGTGGTAGAGCCGTCCCTGGGCGCTGACCGGGTGACCCTGGCTTTCCTGGTGGACGCCTACGACGAGGAGGTCGTCGGTCAGGACAAGGACGGCAAGGACGACGTGCGCGTGGTCATGCACCTGCATCCTGCCCTGGCTCCCTTCAAGTGCGCCGTACTTCCCCTCTCCAAAAAGCTCTCCCCCGCCGCCGAGGAGGTCTACGCTGAGCTGAGCAAAGAGTTTATGGTAGACTTTGACGATGCCGGCTCCATCGGTAAGCGGTACCGCCGCCAGGACGAGATCGGTACGCCGTTCTGCGTCACCGTGGATTTCCAGACCGTGGGCGACGAAAATACCCCCGCCGACCGCTGCGTCACCGTCCGGGATCGGGACACCATGGAGCAGGTGAGGATTCCCACTAATGAGCTGAAGGACTACCTCGCCCGGAAGATTGCGTTTTAA
- a CDS encoding Arylsulfatase: MNDWKRRLDKLSRDPLLTPALLALAALGIGLLSLWFAVMDNHTAMFLSYFKNPYIIILNLLPPLFLTLLLYFLTGRAWISYGVTAAAVVGLSVVNYYKLTFRNDPVMFEDLLLIKEAGNMAGKYKLFLNRSIVTALFLILLGGVFLFFAARAGTDCRPRLICTLLLLMVALPLRVLYTDLDLYINKTANVGLINSWSATQAYTSKGFLYPFLYSIQEAADAPPGSYDAERAATILSSYTDVDIPENQKVDIIAIQLEAYNDFSRFGALELSPLVYEEFHKLEAEGYSGNLVTNIFAGGTVDTERSFLTGYSRLGSFRSPTNSYVRYFKNQGYTTEGSHPCYAWFYNRTNINENLGFDNYYFLENYYGALNNNEIAGDKILFPEIIRLYEEHKASSDAPYFSFNVTYQGHGPYDTDYAWLGDGFVVDNGQYTQEELNLMNNYFGSIQDTNDALKNFFDSYRASSDPVVIIMFGDHNPWMGDNNSIYNLLGIDLDLSTQTGFMNYYATRYLIWANDAAKEALGNSFQGTGTDIGPYFLMDQVFRLCGWEGSAYMQAQDQLMDRVGVMSQSTYLYLEHGVLTDTLAPDNLELVRQFNGVQYYSRKHFTG, from the coding sequence ATGAACGATTGGAAACGCCGGCTGGACAAGCTGTCCCGCGACCCCCTCCTCACCCCCGCGCTCCTCGCCCTGGCGGCGCTGGGCATAGGCCTCTTATCCCTGTGGTTTGCTGTGATGGACAACCACACGGCCATGTTTTTGAGCTACTTTAAAAACCCCTATATTATCATTTTGAACTTGCTCCCGCCCCTATTCCTGACGCTGCTGCTCTATTTTCTCACTGGCCGGGCCTGGATTTCCTATGGTGTCACCGCCGCGGCAGTGGTTGGCCTCTCCGTGGTCAATTACTACAAGCTCACCTTTCGCAACGACCCTGTCATGTTCGAAGATCTGCTCCTCATTAAGGAGGCGGGCAACATGGCGGGGAAGTACAAGCTCTTCCTCAACAGGAGCATTGTCACGGCTCTTTTTCTTATTCTGCTGGGCGGCGTCTTCCTCTTCTTCGCCGCCCGGGCGGGGACTGACTGTCGGCCCCGCTTGATCTGCACCCTGCTCCTCCTGATGGTGGCCCTTCCGCTGCGCGTCCTGTACACAGACCTGGACCTTTACATAAACAAGACCGCCAACGTCGGCCTCATCAATAGCTGGTCGGCCACCCAGGCATACACGTCCAAGGGTTTCCTCTACCCCTTCCTCTACAGCATCCAGGAGGCCGCCGACGCGCCTCCTGGGAGTTACGATGCCGAACGGGCCGCGACCATTCTCTCCTCTTATACCGACGTGGATATCCCCGAGAACCAGAAAGTGGATATTATCGCCATCCAGCTGGAGGCGTACAATGATTTTTCCAGATTTGGTGCGCTGGAGCTCTCCCCCTTGGTCTATGAGGAGTTTCACAAGCTGGAGGCCGAGGGTTACTCGGGCAACCTGGTCACAAACATCTTTGCAGGCGGTACAGTGGACACGGAGCGCAGTTTCCTAACTGGCTACTCTCGCCTTGGCTCATTCCGCAGTCCCACCAACTCCTACGTGCGCTACTTCAAGAACCAGGGCTACACTACTGAGGGCAGCCACCCCTGCTACGCCTGGTTTTATAACCGTACCAACATCAATGAAAATTTGGGCTTTGACAACTATTATTTCCTGGAAAATTACTACGGCGCCCTCAATAACAATGAGATTGCGGGGGACAAAATCCTCTTTCCCGAGATCATCCGCCTCTACGAGGAACACAAGGCCAGCTCTGATGCACCCTATTTTTCCTTTAACGTCACCTACCAGGGCCATGGCCCCTACGATACCGATTACGCCTGGCTGGGGGACGGATTCGTGGTGGACAATGGACAGTACACTCAGGAAGAGCTGAACCTGATGAACAACTACTTCGGCTCCATCCAGGACACCAACGACGCCCTGAAGAACTTTTTCGATTCCTACCGCGCCTCTTCCGACCCGGTGGTCATTATCATGTTTGGCGATCACAACCCCTGGATGGGGGACAACAACAGTATCTACAATCTGCTGGGCATTGACCTGGACCTCTCCACCCAGACGGGCTTCATGAATTACTATGCCACCCGCTACCTCATCTGGGCCAACGACGCGGCAAAGGAGGCGCTCGGGAACAGCTTCCAGGGCACCGGCACAGACATCGGGCCCTACTTCCTGATGGACCAGGTCTTCCGTCTCTGCGGTTGGGAGGGGAGCGCCTACATGCAGGCCCAGGACCAGCTGATGGATCGAGTGGGCGTCATGAGCCAGTCCACCTATCTCTATTTGGAGCACGGTGTCCTCACCGACACCCTGGCCCCCGATAATCTTGAGCTGGTCCGGCAGTTCAACGGCGTTCAGTATTACTCGCGCAAGCACTTTACGGGATAG
- the rnhA gene encoding ribonuclease HI, degrades RNA of DNA-RNA hybrids (Evidence 2a : Function of homologous gene experimentally demonstrated in an other organism; PubMedId : 1311386, 1646006, 1698262, 2169648, 2171503, 3023634, 6296074, 6316347, 8381958, 8408067, 8527428, 8931125; Product type e : enzyme) — MKEVTIYTDGACSGNPGPGGWGAILRYGSFKKELSGGEAQTTNNRMELTGAITALEALKEPCAVELYSDSKYVIDGLGKGWAKGWKARGWVKADKKPALNPDLWDRLLALCDYHKVTLHWVKGHADNENNNRCDELAVAESKKFK, encoded by the coding sequence ATGAAAGAAGTCACCATCTACACCGACGGCGCCTGCTCGGGCAACCCCGGGCCCGGGGGCTGGGGCGCGATTTTACGATACGGCTCCTTCAAAAAAGAACTATCCGGCGGCGAGGCGCAGACGACCAACAATCGCATGGAGCTCACCGGAGCTATCACGGCCCTGGAGGCCTTGAAGGAGCCCTGCGCCGTGGAGCTGTACTCCGACTCCAAGTACGTCATCGACGGGCTGGGTAAGGGCTGGGCCAAGGGCTGGAAGGCCCGGGGGTGGGTTAAGGCCGACAAGAAGCCCGCGCTCAATCCTGACCTGTGGGACCGTCTTTTGGCCTTGTGCGACTACCACAAGGTCACCCTCCACTGGGTCAAGGGGCACGCCGACAACGAGAACAACAACCGATGCGACGAGTTGGCAGTGGCCGAGAGCAAAAAATTTAAATGA